The proteins below come from a single Cannabis sativa cultivar Pink pepper isolate KNU-18-1 chromosome 3, ASM2916894v1, whole genome shotgun sequence genomic window:
- the LOC115710983 gene encoding B3 domain-containing protein At1g05920-like, translated as MKKKMTNEKKIELLAWVCSEVLSYDEYYGADHHYDHHHLASFIKEKRRNIDLIKELESEERKRKALFLSLPIPKRRRTTRIAIRSYRHHQLPPPLPLPLPGEETNIILKSSTPKRHRIVKFRRQIQHEPCKGGVIDGPDPPPPISEELSQIIRTMTLPDHPQQSPLRLVIQRKLFQSDTQPNLNRLQMPLKQISSDDFLNDDEKNKINQKEGIKVRFIQPNLEEENDLTLTRWKYKGENSLCYVLNKNWYRGVVQKNRLKMGQIVQVWFFRDKDGSPCFAMVNLG; from the coding sequence atgaagaagaaaatgacGAATGAGAAAAAGATTGAATTGCTTGCTTGGGTGTGCTCTGAGGTACTGTCTTATGACGAGTATTATGGTGCTGATCATCATTATGATCATCATCATTTGGCTTCTTTCATTAAAGAAAAGCGGAGAAATATTGACCTAATCAAAGAATTGGAATCTGAAGAAAGAAAGAGGAaagctctctttctctctctccctattcCGAAGAGACGCCGGACTACTCGTATTGCTATCCGGTCCTATCGTCACCATCAACTACCACCACCATTGCCATTGCCATTGCCTGGAGAAGAAACCAACATCATCTTGAAAAGCAGCACCCCAAAACGACATCGCATTGTTAAGTTTCGACGACAAATACAACACGAGCCGTGTAAAGGTGGCGTAATTGATGGACCAGACCCTCCACCGCCAATATCTGAAGAACTTTCCCAAATTATCCGTACTATGACTCTCCCTGATCATCCACAACAATCTCCTCTCAGATTGGTTATTCAGAGGAAACTTTTTCAAAGTGATACTCAACCCAACTTGAATCGTCTTCAAATGCCTTTGAAACAGATAAGTTCTGATGATTTTCTCAATGATGATGAGAAGAACAAGATCAACCAGAAGGAAGGAATTAAGGTTCGGTTCATTCAACCCAACCTTGAAGAAGAAAATGACTTAACTCTCACGAGGTGGAAATATAAAGGCGAGAACAGTCTTTGTTATGTGTTGAACAAAAATTGGTACAGAGGTGTTGTTCAAAAAAATAGACTGAAGATGGGTCAGATTGTTCAGGTTTGGTTTTTCAGAGATAAAGATGGAAGCCCTTGTTTTGCTATGGTCAATTTGGGCTAA
- the LOC133035899 gene encoding uncharacterized protein LOC133035899, producing MLWRALTNCLPTYLNLVTKHVDVSVLCPMCETHPENTSHALIECALTTSCWHFLGVHCPYPPGTFASWLEHIFSSSATEDMCKIAMVCWALWNARNKKVWKKQSSSLNEVIGMSALWVKPVLETIKINVDAASFEQENSYGYGMAARDQLGSPLHIQAEYHGGYFPSEVVEAMGIKEALSWIKANHWKGVTIESDSMLAVQAIHSTQ from the exons ATGTTGTGGCGCGCCTTGACTAACTGCCTTCCAACCTATCTCAATCTTGTTACTAAACATGTAGATGTGTCTGTCCTTTGCCCCATGTGTGAAACACATCCCGAAAACACTTCTCATGCCTTGATTGAGTGTGCTCTGACTACTTCCTGCTGGCATTTTCTTGGGGTTCATTGCCCGTATCCCCCTGGCACTTTTGCCTCTTGGCttgaacacatattttcttcttCTGCGACCGAAGATATGTGTAAAATTGCTATGGTTTGTTGGGCACTGTGGAATGCGCGGAATAAAAAAGTGTGGAAGAAACAATCTTCCTCTCTGAATGAG GTGATAGGAATGAGCGCGCTTTGGGTCAAACCGGTGTTGGAAACCATCAAGATTAATGTTGATGCAGCTTCATTTGAGCAGGAAAATTCTTATGGTTACGGGATGGCCGCCCGTGACCAGCTTGGTTCCCCTCTTCACATTCAGGCTGAGTATCATGGCGGTTACTTTCCATCTGAAGTGGTTGAAGCAATGGGTATCAAAGAAGCACTTAGTTGGATCAAGGCAAACCATTGGAAGGGAGTTACGATCGAGAGTGACAGCATGCTCGCCGTTCAGGCTATTCATTCTACTCAGTGA
- the LOC133035900 gene encoding uncharacterized protein LOC133035900: MLAKQGWHFLCNPNSLVSRVYKARYFPHSDFLSADLGSNPSFVWRSIWSAQNLLKLGVRRTIRTGMHTTILDAPWLPDKDNPFVTTNNPGLLNQNVSTFFSIDSLCWDYDLIMDMFNPRDASLILGLPLSHTFDDDCWYWSGEPNGSFSVRSAYALLQQSKSTRPASNNFGF; the protein is encoded by the coding sequence ATGCTTGCCAAACAAGGATGGCATTTCTTATGTAATCCTAACTCTCTTGTTAGTCGGGTCTATAAAGCAAGATACTTTCCCCACTCGGATTTCCTCAGTGCCGACCTTGGCTCCAACCCCAGCTTTGTGTGGCGAAGCATTTGGAGTGCTCAAAACCTTCTCAAACTTGGAGTCCGCCGTACTATCCGTACCGGTATGCACACAACAATTCTTGATGCTCCGTGGCTTCCTGATAAGGACAATCCATTTGTTACAACCAACAATCCTGGGCTCTTGAATCAGAATGTATCGACATTTTTCTCGATTGATTCTCTGTGTTGGGATTATGATTTAATCATGGATATGTTCAACCCCCGAGACGCTTCTCTTATTCTTGGTCTCCCTTTGAGTCACACTTTTGATGATGACTGTTGGTACTGGAGTGGTGAACCAAATGGGAGTTTCAGTGTAAGAAGTGCGTACGCCCTGCTTCAACAGAGCAAGTCCACTAGACCTGCTTCTAATAATTTCGGGTTCTGA